A genome region from Bradyrhizobium sp. 186 includes the following:
- a CDS encoding MFS transporter yields MTAQRRYFVYVGLFLLMFINYLDRINLSVAAKDIAATYGLSPVELGYMFSSFLWTYLVFLIPMGLAADRFGGRAITYATLGLWSVAGIWTGLATSYASLFASRLVLGVGESASYPSGGKIIREWSPATERGVATAFLNSGAYAGLSVGSIVVAWLITGFGWRESFFITGAMGLALAAVWFLFYRRPEQANWLSLSERQRILGTRGAADSATAGEFNQRLAMRRLLTSRSMWSLAITQGCAGYTLYLFMTWLPNYLAVSRGLDVLKSGFFSAVPYAMAVVIGLGLGWLSDRLIKRSGGRNGERRKLIAVILLLSSVILATPFVASIWIILALFSVSLGCVSTAMAMNIALTSDLVTDGRYNGVAVSMLIMGGNLFGLAAPIVTGYIVAATSGFSGAFLVAGILLLTGAAVITVGARQPIEFPERAPSERNSLELVRKPLHGQA; encoded by the coding sequence ATGACGGCTCAGCGACGATACTTTGTCTACGTCGGCTTGTTTCTGTTGATGTTCATCAACTATCTCGATCGCATCAACTTGTCCGTGGCAGCAAAAGACATTGCCGCGACCTACGGGCTTTCGCCGGTTGAGCTGGGTTATATGTTCTCGTCCTTCCTGTGGACGTATCTTGTTTTCCTTATACCGATGGGTCTTGCCGCTGACCGGTTCGGCGGCCGAGCCATTACCTATGCCACGCTCGGGCTTTGGTCGGTTGCCGGCATCTGGACCGGGCTCGCGACAAGCTACGCATCTTTGTTCGCGTCGCGGCTCGTGCTCGGTGTGGGCGAGTCGGCAAGTTACCCCTCCGGGGGAAAGATCATTCGCGAGTGGTCGCCGGCGACGGAGCGTGGAGTTGCCACCGCATTCCTCAATAGTGGTGCCTACGCAGGACTATCAGTCGGCTCAATTGTCGTGGCGTGGCTGATAACAGGTTTTGGCTGGCGTGAATCTTTCTTTATTACTGGTGCTATGGGTCTTGCTCTCGCGGCCGTCTGGTTCCTGTTTTACAGGCGGCCTGAGCAGGCGAATTGGTTGAGCCTTTCGGAACGACAGCGCATTCTTGGCACGCGCGGGGCTGCCGACAGCGCGACTGCAGGTGAATTCAATCAGCGCCTGGCTATGCGCCGTTTGCTGACCAGCCGCTCGATGTGGTCGCTTGCGATCACCCAGGGCTGCGCCGGATATACCCTTTATTTGTTCATGACTTGGCTTCCCAATTACCTCGCCGTGAGCCGCGGCCTTGATGTGCTGAAGTCCGGCTTCTTTTCTGCTGTGCCATATGCGATGGCAGTTGTCATTGGCCTTGGTCTCGGCTGGCTGAGCGACCGACTGATCAAGCGCAGCGGTGGGCGCAATGGCGAACGCCGCAAGTTGATTGCGGTCATCCTGCTGCTGTCATCAGTGATCCTGGCAACCCCTTTTGTTGCCTCCATCTGGATTATTCTCGCGCTGTTCTCTGTCTCGCTCGGCTGTGTGTCGACGGCGATGGCGATGAACATCGCGCTGACCAGCGATCTGGTGACGGACGGCCGCTACAACGGCGTCGCCGTCAGCATGCTCATCATGGGTGGAAATCTGTTCGGTCTCGCCGCACCCATCGTCACCGGATACATCGTCGCCGCCACGAGCGGATTCTCCGGAGCTTTCCTCGTCGCGGGCATTCTGCTGCTGACCGGGGCGGCCGTTATTACCGTCGGAGCAAGACAACCGATCGAATTCCCCGAGCGTGCGCCCTCTGAAAGAAATTCCCTCGAGCTCGTCAGAAAGCCTCTCCATGGACAAGCTTAA
- a CDS encoding LysR family transcriptional regulator: MRNIDLNLLVILDALISERSVSRAANRLGLTQSAVSHALRRLRDLFGDDLLMRSAGGMDLTARAIQLAEELRVVLWQIQSMVNQRGSFDPAKSNRIFRLRVSDYVSSFLLGRLCRVMRTEAPGARLEVGHFSEGGQELIGDEIHVRLGSDGGDLGRYRRLRVFEDEFVVVMSKRHPLAKLEMTLETYVTLVHLKVAASAIGTNLIDDALARRGLKRDIAMHVPSWLDVYPIVTTTDLVAALPRRWTRTRPFATACVVKRLPIDEVELAIDAVWHPRHDEDPGHAWMRAAIKKAMQ, from the coding sequence ATGCGGAATATCGACCTCAATCTCCTGGTTATTCTCGACGCGCTGATTTCGGAACGCAGCGTCTCGCGCGCGGCAAACAGACTCGGCCTCACGCAGTCGGCCGTCAGTCATGCACTCCGCAGGCTTCGTGATCTGTTTGGCGACGATCTTCTGATGCGCTCGGCCGGCGGCATGGATTTGACAGCGCGGGCAATCCAGTTGGCCGAAGAACTGCGCGTCGTGCTTTGGCAAATCCAGTCGATGGTCAATCAGCGCGGCAGCTTCGATCCCGCGAAATCCAATCGAATCTTCCGCCTGCGCGTCTCCGATTACGTGTCGAGCTTCCTGCTTGGCCGGCTGTGCCGCGTCATGCGCACGGAGGCACCCGGCGCGCGGTTAGAGGTGGGTCATTTTAGTGAAGGCGGTCAGGAATTGATCGGCGACGAAATCCATGTGCGTCTCGGCTCTGATGGTGGCGACCTCGGAAGATATAGGCGTTTGCGCGTCTTCGAGGATGAGTTCGTCGTGGTAATGAGCAAGCGGCATCCTTTGGCCAAGCTGGAGATGACGCTGGAGACGTATGTCACGCTCGTTCACCTGAAAGTCGCAGCCAGTGCCATCGGCACCAATCTGATCGATGATGCTTTGGCACGACGCGGGCTCAAGCGCGACATCGCAATGCACGTGCCGAGCTGGCTTGACGTTTATCCCATCGTCACCACCACCGATCTGGTCGCGGCGCTACCACGCCGGTGGACACGGACCCGCCCGTTTGCCACGGCCTGTGTCGTAAAGCGCTTGCCCATCGACGAGGTTGAGCTTGCGATCGACGCGGTGTGGCATCCCCGACATGATGAAGATCCCGGGCATGCCTGGATGCGAGCGGCGATCAAAAAGGCGATGCAGTAA
- a CDS encoding recombinase family protein: MLHLFAALAETERALISTRTRQALSAAKARGVTLGNPKLHVARKNAVQAVQAEADRYAANVLPIIKEAQKAGANTLRQIAGVLNARGIPTARGGQWYAQSVANIIERA, translated from the coding sequence GTGCTCCACCTGTTCGCCGCGCTGGCCGAAACGGAACGCGCGCTAATTTCTACCCGCACCCGGCAGGCCCTCTCGGCCGCAAAGGCTCGCGGTGTCACGTTGGGCAACCCCAAGCTCCACGTCGCTCGCAAGAACGCGGTGCAGGCTGTTCAGGCCGAAGCTGATCGTTACGCTGCGAACGTGCTACCCATCATCAAGGAAGCTCAGAAGGCCGGTGCGAACACACTAAGGCAAATCGCAGGGGTGCTGAATGCTCGAGGCATTCCTACGGCACGCGGTGGGCAGTGGTACGCGCAGTCTGTCGCCAACATCATCGAACGAGCCTAA
- a CDS encoding Gfo/Idh/MocA family oxidoreductase, translating into MEAATQREIRVGVIGADTKTSWAKVSHVPAINDLQGLRLAAVATRNEQSAREAAKAFGADRWYSDPFAMIRDDRIDIVTVAVAVPAHRELVLAALEAGKAVYCEAPLGRSVAEAEEMVNATHSLHTAIGLQGRLNPAVRRAAELVSSGKIGRPLNARIVSQTLAFGPEMPVAQEYYIKRSSGANLLTIAGGHTLDLVEAVLGRIIEVDARAEIRWPIVRLIETGVESVRETADYVGILGKTASGAAFTAEIEAGMPPDNVRFSVEVRGSDGWLSLTSSHPGGVQIGDLKLRSTVAFAEPEAPAVSDNMMETAINVGEVYAQLARDLNEGTYRTPGFREALHNSRLVEAVRRSAEQGVRQEVIKTDS; encoded by the coding sequence ATGGAAGCCGCTACTCAGAGGGAGATCCGTGTTGGTGTCATCGGCGCGGACACGAAAACGAGCTGGGCGAAGGTGTCGCACGTTCCGGCGATTAATGATCTACAGGGCCTGAGGCTCGCGGCTGTGGCAACGCGCAACGAGCAGAGCGCACGGGAGGCGGCCAAAGCCTTCGGTGCTGATCGCTGGTATAGCGACCCCTTCGCGATGATCCGTGATGATCGGATCGATATCGTTACTGTGGCGGTGGCCGTGCCCGCACACCGCGAACTCGTCCTGGCGGCGCTGGAGGCGGGCAAGGCGGTCTACTGCGAGGCGCCCCTCGGACGGAGCGTCGCGGAAGCTGAAGAGATGGTGAATGCGACGCACTCGCTCCACACGGCAATCGGATTGCAGGGCCGGCTCAATCCGGCCGTCCGACGCGCGGCTGAGCTGGTTTCCTCGGGAAAAATCGGACGTCCGCTAAACGCCAGAATCGTATCCCAGACCTTGGCGTTCGGGCCGGAGATGCCGGTTGCACAAGAATATTATATCAAGCGTTCCTCTGGCGCGAACCTGCTCACCATCGCTGGAGGTCATACGTTAGATCTGGTGGAAGCGGTCCTGGGAAGGATTATCGAAGTCGACGCTCGCGCTGAGATCCGGTGGCCAATCGTGAGGCTGATAGAGACCGGGGTAGAGAGCGTGCGTGAAACTGCTGATTACGTCGGCATCCTGGGCAAGACGGCCTCAGGTGCCGCATTCACGGCCGAGATCGAGGCTGGAATGCCGCCAGACAATGTTCGCTTCAGCGTCGAAGTCAGGGGCTCTGACGGATGGCTGAGCCTGACCAGTTCTCACCCCGGCGGAGTTCAGATCGGGGATCTCAAATTGAGGTCAACCGTCGCATTCGCAGAACCCGAAGCACCAGCCGTCTCCGACAACATGATGGAGACGGCAATCAATGTAGGGGAGGTCTATGCTCAACTTGCCCGCGACCTGAATGAAGGGACATACAGAACGCCGGGATTTCGTGAGGCGCTCCACAATTCCCGCCTTGTCGAGGCTGTAAGGCGTTCTGCCGAACAAGGAGTGCGCCAAGAGGTTATTAAAACGGATTCTTGA
- a CDS encoding LysR family transcriptional regulator: protein MNRGDLNDLNTFLTIAEHLSFRAAAAQLGVTSSALSHSIRQLEGRLGARLLHRTTRSVSLTDSGNRLLERLRPGMAQISGALEELKGERDRPSGRLRIYAQPWAVPTVIAPMWQHFLSCYPDVHLDLLVGSEPSIDIVASGLDAGLAVRERVPVEMTAIRASAPMRAAVVASPDYLAKHAAPNTPDDLLSHQCVQYRNVGEIWRWRFEQNGSAKRVSVRGSMTVNDTDAAIRAALDGLGIVYTLDVLVEPFLRSGQLVRVLADWSPNMEGVYLYYNGRRQLSAALRAFINIIRPSAGRQDCRCVKNPF from the coding sequence ATGAATCGCGGCGACCTGAATGACCTGAATACCTTTCTCACAATCGCAGAACATCTCAGTTTCCGCGCGGCAGCAGCTCAGCTGGGGGTGACCTCATCTGCTCTCAGCCACTCGATACGGCAGCTTGAAGGACGTCTTGGCGCGCGACTCTTGCATCGAACGACCCGCAGCGTTTCGCTCACGGACTCCGGCAATCGCCTGCTGGAACGCTTGCGACCTGGGATGGCGCAGATCTCGGGCGCACTGGAGGAATTAAAGGGGGAGCGCGATCGTCCTTCTGGACGCTTGCGGATCTATGCCCAACCGTGGGCCGTACCCACAGTGATCGCGCCGATGTGGCAACACTTCCTTTCATGTTACCCCGACGTGCATCTAGATCTCCTCGTTGGGTCGGAGCCGTCGATCGATATCGTTGCGAGCGGTTTGGACGCTGGCCTTGCGGTTCGCGAGCGCGTGCCTGTTGAAATGACCGCAATCCGCGCGTCGGCGCCGATGAGGGCAGCCGTCGTTGCCAGTCCGGACTATCTCGCAAAGCACGCGGCGCCCAACACACCAGACGACCTATTATCGCACCAGTGCGTCCAGTATCGTAATGTAGGCGAGATCTGGCGCTGGAGATTTGAGCAGAACGGTAGTGCGAAGCGTGTCTCTGTCCGTGGAAGCATGACAGTCAACGACACAGACGCTGCGATTCGCGCTGCGCTCGACGGGCTTGGGATCGTCTACACCCTCGACGTTCTGGTCGAACCGTTCCTGCGCAGCGGGCAGCTCGTGCGCGTTCTGGCAGACTGGTCGCCGAACATGGAGGGTGTGTATCTGTATTATAACGGCCGGCGGCAGCTTTCAGCCGCATTGCGCGCGTTCATCAACATCATCCGACCGTCCGCAGGGCGCCAGGATTGCAGGTGCGTCAAGAATCCGTTTTAA
- a CDS encoding MerR family transcriptional regulator, whose product MDLPNRSRANPAVQYVCPAWTWPADELIHIREMSERTSVPASSLRYYEKLGLITSERETSGSQRRYSKSTFYKIILITLAQSAGFNLDEIAGQLRNLPDIHPLPPKVWGPLHKIWERRIDQRVAELRQLKINLRRCTRDASR is encoded by the coding sequence ATGGATCTTCCCAACCGTTCGCGAGCGAACCCCGCGGTCCAGTACGTGTGCCCGGCATGGACTTGGCCCGCCGATGAGCTGATCCACATCCGCGAGATGTCCGAGCGCACCTCCGTGCCGGCATCGTCGCTGCGTTACTACGAGAAGCTCGGCCTGATCACGTCCGAACGCGAGACGAGCGGGAGCCAGCGCCGCTACAGCAAGTCGACCTTTTACAAGATCATCTTGATCACGCTCGCGCAGAGCGCGGGCTTCAACCTCGATGAAATCGCTGGGCAACTGAGGAACCTGCCGGATATCCATCCGTTACCGCCGAAGGTCTGGGGACCGCTGCACAAGATATGGGAGCGGCGCATCGATCAGCGCGTCGCCGAGCTTAGGCAACTGAAGATCAATTTGAGACGCTGCACGCGCGACGCCTCGCGCTGA
- a CDS encoding LLM class flavin-dependent oxidoreductase, with product MTALSILELVRVTVETDARGALDNARDLAAHAERWGYRRIWVAEHHNMPGIASAATSIVIAHMAAGSKTIRVGAGGIMLPNHSPYVIAEQFGTLERLFPGRIDLGLGRAPGTDQLTLRALRRSPEVAEHFPQDVLELQAFLAAASPDQRIQAVPAAGTNVPLWILGSSNFGAMLAAELGLPYAFASHFAPELLIPALQIYRTAFQPSEQLGRPYAMVGVNIIAAPTDSEARRLATTQQMSFASIFRGARGLSQPPIDDIETFWSPTEKAQAMRMLARSIVGSPETVRDGIAKLVAETDADELIVVSDVYDHALRLRSFKLIADAAGAVLSGQLGGSFQLKGDRP from the coding sequence ATGACAGCATTGTCCATTCTCGAACTGGTTCGCGTCACGGTGGAGACCGACGCACGCGGCGCGCTCGACAACGCCCGAGACCTGGCGGCGCATGCCGAGAGATGGGGCTATCGCCGGATATGGGTGGCGGAGCATCACAACATGCCGGGCATCGCCAGCGCAGCAACCTCCATTGTCATTGCCCATATGGCGGCAGGTTCGAAGACCATCCGGGTCGGCGCCGGTGGCATCATGCTGCCCAACCATTCCCCCTATGTGATCGCCGAACAGTTCGGCACGCTGGAGCGGCTGTTTCCTGGCCGCATCGACCTCGGTCTCGGCCGCGCGCCCGGAACCGATCAGCTCACGCTGCGCGCGCTTCGGCGCTCGCCGGAAGTCGCCGAGCACTTTCCGCAGGACGTGCTAGAGCTGCAGGCGTTTCTCGCCGCGGCTAGCCCGGACCAGCGCATCCAGGCCGTACCGGCGGCCGGCACGAATGTGCCGCTCTGGATTCTGGGCTCCAGCAATTTCGGGGCGATGCTGGCGGCGGAACTCGGCTTGCCCTATGCCTTTGCCTCCCATTTTGCACCGGAGTTGCTTATCCCGGCGCTTCAGATCTATCGTACCGCCTTCCAGCCATCAGAACAGCTCGGCCGGCCCTATGCGATGGTGGGTGTCAACATCATCGCCGCCCCGACCGACTCCGAGGCGCGGCGTTTAGCGACGACGCAACAAATGTCGTTCGCCAGCATTTTTCGTGGCGCGCGCGGGCTGAGCCAACCGCCGATCGACGACATCGAAACCTTTTGGTCCCCGACGGAGAAGGCGCAGGCAATGCGCATGCTCGCGCGTTCCATCGTGGGTTCTCCGGAGACGGTGCGTGACGGCATCGCGAAGCTGGTCGCCGAGACGGACGCCGACGAGCTCATCGTCGTATCGGACGTCTACGACCATGCATTGCGGCTGCGCTCCTTCAAGCTCATCGCCGACGCAGCTGGCGCTGTCCTAAGCGGGCAGTTGGGTGGCAGTTTTCAGCTCAAAGGAGACCGGCCATGA
- a CDS encoding zinc-binding alcohol dehydrogenase family protein produces the protein MKAVGYKKSLPIDAADALIDFEAPKPEPTGRDIRVAVRAVSVNPADYKVRKRAEPPEGHIKILGYDAAGIVDAVGPEVTLFKPGDEVFYAGSIQRQGTNSEFHLVDERIVGKKPKALSFAQAAALPLTTITAWELLFDRLGAVPGKSLDPRTLLITGGAGGVGSILIQLARRLTGLTVVATATRPESQKWCLELGAHTVIDHARPMKEQIEKLKLSPVALVASLTATDQHYKAIADFMAPQGKFGLIDSPAEFSVGMFKGKAISIHWEAMMTRSSFQTPDMIAQNHLLNDVADLIDKGVLRTTLEQTFGTINAANLRRAHALLESGKSRGKIVLEGW, from the coding sequence ATGAAGGCCGTCGGATACAAGAAATCGCTTCCCATCGACGCCGCGGACGCTCTGATCGATTTCGAGGCGCCTAAGCCGGAACCGACCGGCCGTGATATCCGGGTTGCCGTGAGGGCGGTCTCGGTCAACCCGGCTGACTACAAAGTGCGCAAGCGCGCCGAGCCGCCGGAGGGCCACATCAAGATTCTGGGCTACGATGCGGCCGGAATCGTGGACGCCGTCGGTCCCGAGGTCACGCTGTTCAAGCCGGGCGACGAGGTCTTCTACGCCGGCTCGATCCAGCGCCAGGGCACCAATTCCGAGTTTCATCTAGTCGATGAGCGCATCGTCGGCAAGAAGCCGAAGGCGCTGTCCTTCGCGCAGGCCGCAGCCCTGCCCCTGACCACGATCACCGCCTGGGAGCTCCTGTTCGACCGGCTCGGCGCGGTGCCCGGCAAGAGCCTCGATCCGCGGACGCTTCTGATCACCGGCGGCGCCGGCGGGGTCGGCTCGATCCTGATCCAGCTCGCCCGCCGGCTGACCGGACTCACGGTGGTTGCTACCGCGACGCGGCCCGAATCGCAAAAATGGTGTCTCGAGCTTGGCGCGCACACGGTGATCGATCATGCTAGGCCTATGAAGGAACAGATTGAGAAACTGAAGCTGTCACCGGTCGCGCTTGTTGCAAGCCTCACCGCGACCGATCAGCACTACAAGGCGATCGCCGATTTCATGGCGCCGCAGGGCAAGTTCGGCCTGATCGACAGCCCGGCCGAGTTCAGCGTCGGCATGTTCAAGGGCAAGGCGATCTCGATCCACTGGGAAGCGATGATGACCCGCTCCTCGTTCCAGACGCCCGACATGATCGCCCAAAATCATCTGCTCAACGACGTCGCCGATCTCATCGACAAGGGCGTGCTGCGCACGACGCTGGAACAGACCTTCGGCACCATCAATGCCGCCAACCTGAGACGCGCCCATGCGCTGCTGGAGAGCGGCAAGTCGCGCGGCAAGATCGTGCTAGAGGGGTGGTAG
- a CDS encoding efflux RND transporter periplasmic adaptor subunit translates to MPYRHYSLPSLRAGLSAIAMVVMATVIAACSNSQAEAPPPPPEVDAAQIVTKSVRQWDEFTGRIAAIGAVDIRPRVSGYIDRIAFKEGDMIKAGDLLFVIDPRPYRASYDAAVAQLERARASAQLAEAQNKRAESLIKTGAISIDTYDTRSAALGQTNADVHAAEAALSTTKLNLDFTEVRSPIAGRVSRALLTLGNLVQADQTVLTSVVSQNPVYVYFQPDEQSFLRYRELARKGERANSDNPVRVGLASETGFPHSGTVNFVNNQVDAATGTINVRATVPNPDGVFVPGLYARVQLEGRAEYIAMLIDDKAIMTDQDRKYVYVLGTEDKAKRKDIMLGSVHDGLRVVQSGLDANDKVIVAGLQKIFAPDTKVKPNLVAMSIRPQS, encoded by the coding sequence GTGCCGTACCGCCATTACTCGCTCCCGTCACTGCGTGCGGGCCTTTCCGCCATTGCCATGGTGGTCATGGCCACCGTCATCGCTGCTTGCAGCAACAGCCAGGCGGAAGCCCCGCCTCCGCCGCCCGAGGTCGATGCTGCCCAGATCGTGACCAAATCCGTACGCCAGTGGGACGAATTCACCGGGCGGATCGCGGCCATCGGCGCGGTCGACATACGTCCGCGCGTCAGCGGCTATATCGACCGCATCGCCTTCAAGGAGGGCGACATGATCAAGGCGGGCGACCTTCTGTTCGTGATCGATCCGCGTCCCTACCGCGCCAGCTATGACGCCGCGGTGGCCCAGCTCGAACGCGCCCGCGCATCGGCGCAGCTCGCGGAGGCGCAGAACAAGCGCGCGGAATCGCTGATCAAGACCGGCGCGATCTCGATCGACACCTACGACACACGGAGCGCAGCACTGGGACAGACCAACGCCGACGTGCATGCAGCCGAAGCGGCGCTGTCCACCACCAAGCTCAACCTCGACTTCACCGAGGTGCGATCGCCGATTGCCGGCAGAGTCAGCCGCGCGCTGCTGACGCTCGGCAACCTCGTCCAGGCCGACCAGACTGTGCTCACGAGCGTCGTGTCGCAGAACCCAGTCTATGTCTATTTCCAGCCGGACGAGCAGTCCTTCCTGCGCTATCGCGAACTCGCCCGCAAGGGCGAACGCGCCAACTCGGACAACCCGGTGCGGGTGGGCCTCGCCAGCGAAACCGGTTTTCCGCATTCGGGCACGGTGAATTTCGTCAACAACCAGGTCGATGCGGCGACCGGTACGATCAACGTGCGCGCGACGGTGCCGAACCCTGACGGCGTGTTCGTGCCCGGCCTCTATGCGCGCGTGCAGCTCGAAGGGCGCGCCGAATACATTGCGATGCTGATCGACGACAAGGCCATCATGACCGATCAGGATCGCAAATACGTCTATGTCCTTGGAACGGAAGACAAGGCCAAGCGCAAGGACATCATGCTTGGCAGCGTTCATGACGGTTTGCGGGTGGTGCAGTCAGGCCTCGATGCGAACGACAAGGTCATTGTTGCCGGTCTCCAGAAGATCTTCGCACCGGACACCAAGGTCAAACCCAACCTAGTTGCGATGAGCATCCGGCCCCAGTCGTAA